The nucleotide sequence GCATTTAATTAAGCTATGAGGAATATGAAAATATTTACCCGATTGAGTACAAGTACGCTGGGAAAAATCCTGGCCTTCGTGCTGGTATGTTCCCTGTCTGGGCACGCCCAGCGCATTGGTCTGGGAAGTGGCGTCACCAAACCTGCTGAAAAGCAGACACCTGTGCTCGATTATGCCGAGCCGAAAGAATATGAGATTGTGGAAGTGACGGTTTCAGGTACCCAATTCCTGGATCCCAACTCTATGGTGTCCATTTCGGGGTTGAAGGTAGGCGATAAAATTCGCGTACCAGGCCCAGCCATTTCTTCGTCCATCAAGCGTATGATGGATTTTGGTACCCTCGATGATGTAGAGATTCTCTACACGAAAATAGAAGACGGCAAAATCTGGCTTAATATCCATATCAAAGAGCGGCCCCGCTTGTACAAGGTTACTTTTTCGGGGCTCCGTAAGGGTGAGCGTGAAACTCTAAACGATAAGGTGAAACTGATCAAAGGGCGCGTGATTACCCCTACCGTGATTAAAAACACCCAATTGCTGATCAAAAAGCATTTCATGGACAAAGGCTTTTACAACACCACCGTGAAGGCCGTACAAATTCCGGACACCACACGCGGGCAGGCCACACTCAACTTCACGGTCAACAAAGGGAATAAAGTCAAGATCGACGAAATAGAAATCATCGGCAACGAAGCCATCAGCGATGCCACATTGAAGCGCAAGCTGAAAAAGACTAAGGAGAAAAAACTGTGGCACTTGTTCACTCCCTCCAAATACATTCCCAAGACTTACGACGAGGACAAAGAAAAACTGATCGCTTATTACCGCAAAAACGGCTATAGAGATGCTACCATTGAGTACGATAGCATCAGAAATGGGGGCGAAGAAAGTATCGGCATCGTTATAAAAATTGACGAAGGACCCAAGTACTACTACCGTTCTATCAGTTGGACGGGCAACTACCTGCATTCGACCGAGCAACTTAACACGATTCTAGGCTTGGCCAAAGGCGATGTATACAATCCTGAAGAACTGGACAAAAAAATAAATGGTATTCCAGGTGGCGATGTCAGCTCTCTGTACATGGACGACGGCTATCTGTATTTCAGCGCTACACCGGTTGAAACTTCCATTTTGAAAGATTCCATCGATATCGAAATACGCATTCGGGAAGGTAAGCAGGCGACCATTAACCGCATTATCCTGAATGGCAACACCAAGACCAGCGACCGCGTGGTACTGCGCGAGCTATTTACGTTGCCGGGCCAGAAATTCAGTAAGACCGAGCTGATTAACACCAATCGCCAGCTGGCGCAGATGGGGTACTTCGATCCCGAAAAGATCAAGATCAATCCCATACCAAACCAGGCCGACGGTACGGTGGATATTGAATACACGGTAGAAGAAAAACCCTCCGACCAGATCGAACTTTCGGGCGGATGGGGTGGCTATATCGGCTTCGTGGGTACTCTGGGTCTGGTATTCAATAATTTTTCGCTCCGTAATATACCCAACCGCTCCACCTGGCGACCGTTGCCCTCGGGCGATGGACAGAAGCTTTCGGTGCGTTTTCAGGCCAATGGACGTCAGTACCAGACCTACTCACTGTCGTTTAGCGAGCCGTGGCTGGGCGGTAAAAAACCCATCAATTTCGGCGTTGCGTTGACCCGCACAGTGTACCGGATCTCGAACCCTTACGATATTTATACCCGTCCCAGCGGTAGCAAGCAGACTTTTTATGGTTCGTACTATAACAACGGCATCACGTTTTCGCTCGGCCGTCGCCTGAAGGTACCTGATCGGTTTATGGTGCTGAGCCATTCACTCTCGTTGCAACAGTACCGACTGGATAGCCTCGACTTTTTCCGTATCGGGTACAGCAACGGCAAGTCGTACAATGTTACGTTCAACACGACTCTGTCGCGCAATACCCTCACCGATTTTCAGTACCCGCGCGGTGGGTCGTCCATCTCGTTGGCCGCTACCTTCACGCCCCCCTATTCAGTGTTTCGTAAGAACAATTTTACCGATGCGCAGGATAAGTTCAAACTGGTCGAGTACCACAAGTGGATGTTCGATGCCAGTTGGTACGCTACCATTACGGGCAAGCTAGTGCTGAGTGCCCGTGCCCACATGGGATTCCTGGGTAGTTACGGTGACAAGGTGGGGATGAGCCCCTTCGGGCGCTTTATTGTGGGGGGCTCCGGGCTGGCCGGCCAAGGTTCTTTCGCCCTGGCCGATCAGGATATCATCGGTCTGCGAGGCTATGGCGACCGCAAGGTAGGTCCCCTGGACCCCAGCGGGCAGCTGCTAGGCGGTGGTGGGGTCGTGTATAATAAGTACGTCATGGAGTTGCGCTATCCGGTATCCCTCAATCCGCAGGCGACTATATTCTTGCTCAGCTTCCTCGAAGGAGGTAACAACTGGGGCTCATACCGGGATTTCAATCCCTTCGACATCAAACGTTCGGCCGGCGCCGGTGCCCGTATTTTTATGCCTGCCTTTGGCTTGCTGGGCATCGACTGGGGTTATGGATTTGACAAAATACAAGGTTCCAGTGTGCGCAGCGGCGGGCAGTTCCACTTCACGATCGGGCAGCAGATACGATAATATCAATAGACCTGCTTCGTTATAAAATGCAAAAAAGCAAAGGCTTAGCATGAAGAAGATCGTATTTTTAGTACTTTTGTCGTCCGTTTTGGCGTTCCATGCGCAAGCTCAGAAGTTTGGGTATGTAGATATGGAATACATTACTAGCAAAATGCCTGAATACCAGAAGGCTGTCAGGGAGATGGATCAGTTCTCGGAACGCTGGGCTAAGGAGATTCAGGAAAAATTTGTGGAAATAGATCGTTTGCAAAGAACCTACATGGCCGAAGAGGTACTTTTAACGGACGAGCTTAAACGCAAGCGGCAGAACGAAATCAAAGAAAAAGAGCTCGAAGCCCGTGAGTACAACGACAGGGTCTTTGGCATGGACGGCATGATGTTTGAGAAAAAGAAAGAACTCATGAAACCCGTGATGGAACGTGTGCAAAGGTCGCTCGAAAAAGTTTGTGACCAGCGTAGGCTCGATTTCCTGTTTGATAAATCCAGTGGTATTGTCCTGGTATATACCAATCCCAAGCACGACTATACGGATTATGTCATGGAAGACCTGGGTATTGAAACGAAGCCCGCCGCTGCCGCATCAGCAGTACCCTCTGACCCAACGAGTACCAATCCAATCAATCAAAATAGTATAACCAAAAAACCTAAATAAACACGTACTGATGAAAAAACAAGTAATTGCCATGATGATGGTTTTCGCGCTGGCCTGTACCCCTCTGCTCGCCCAGACGACTGCCTCAGCCACGACTCCCGTTAAAATTGGCTATACCAATGTGGAATTTATTGTAGAAAATCATCCTGATTATAAAAAAATCGAAAATGAGCTTTCAATCACTAGATCCCAGCTCGATAAGGCATTACAGGACAAGTACAAGGAGTTCCAGGAAAAGCTCGATAACTATAACAAAAATGCCGGCAGTATGGCTGACGTGCTGCGCACCGATAAGGAAAAAGAACTCCAAACTATGCAGAACTCGATTCAGGAGTTACAACGCAATTCGGAGACTTCCCTGCAAAACAAGTACCAGCAATTGATGAAGCCTTTGATGGATAAAGTCAATGAAGCAATTAAAGTAGTGGGGAAACAAAACAACTATCTTTATATTCTCAATTCAGATGCTGGCCCAAACACGACTCCGATTCTGCTCTATGTAGGTTCGGAAGAGGACAATGTGTCAAATTTAATATTTAAGCAACTAGGTGTAGATCCTCCCAAAGAAGTAACTACCGAAACTCCCGTTGCGACACCATCAAAAGCGAGTACTGCACCTCCTAAAAAGTAAGTGAGTTTGACGCGTAGTAAAAAGAAACGCTTGACGATATAAATTAAATTCAATTCATGAAAAAGCAATTAATCGCCCTGATAGCTATCTTTACTATAGCCTGTGCTCCCCTTACTGCGCAGACTACTTCTTCTGGGGTACCACCTACTAAGATAGGCTATACCAATGTTGATTTTATTCTTCGTCAGCTTCCCGAAGCCAAGAAAATTACGGATGAATTATCAATTACTGGAGCGCAGCTTGACAAAGCTTTACAAGATAAACAGAAGGAATTCCAAGAGAAACTGGACAACTATAACAAAAATGCTTCCAATATGGCCGATGTAATTCGTGCCGATAAAGAGAAAGAATTGCAGGGTTTGCAAACCTCTATTCAGGAATTGCAACGTAACTCTGAGGCTTCATTGCAGACTAAGTATCAGCAATTGGTTGAACCTGTATTACTCAAAATTAATACAGCAATCAATGCTGTGGGCGAGGCTAATAACTACCGTTACATCGTGAATTCGGATGCGGGTTTGAATACAACCCCAATTTTGCTTTATATTGGTTCAGAAGACAATAATGTTACGGACATGGTCTTGAAGCAAATGGGCGTAGATCCTAAGGCTACCGAAGCTCCGGCCCCTGCCGCCACTAAGCCCGCGGCCACGACGCCTCCCAAGAAGTAAATAATTCCGGGATTCCTTCCCAACAAAAAAGCGAGGCATTCTGTCTCGCTTTTTTGTTGGGAAAAGGGTATGAAAAAGGTGAGGGATACACGAAGGTATGGAGGCTGCTTTACTTGAAAGAGTACAAATTGGCTCTCTTAGGGGCTTCTTGGAAAATTATAAATCAGGCAAGAAAAAAGGTAAGCATCAGAGAATGTTGTTTCAAAAACGGCCAATATCCCTACTAAAAGCCATACGGTATTTGCTAAATTTGCGTTTAATGCAGAGAATTCCCCGTAGTGTTGTTCATATAGATTGAAATCCATGCGTTTAATAAATAGACTTACCGTTCTGTTCGTTGCTTTCCTTGGAATAATCACAAATTCCCTTTTTGCTCAGGATACCCTTTCGGAGTCTCGTCCCCTGAAAATCATACTACCTACCGAGCCTAATTGGAATATTGTAGAAGAGGGATATGAGCTGACGTTCCAGCTGGCAGCCCAGGGAGGAAAGCGGGATACGGTTTATTTCTCAATCAAAGAGGGCAAGCAAAAAGAGATGCTTTTTGACTCTCTGGGCCGTTTTGCCTGGACCCCTGCTTATGATCTGGCCGATCGGATCAATACCTTACGTACTCTACCGGTGGTATTTGAAGCCTACAATAGAGCTGGTGAAAGCACCACGCAGCAAGTAGCCTTCAAAATCATTCATGTGAACCGCCCCCCGAAGTAGATGAACTCCGTCCTTTTTACGTCCAGTACAACACGCAGAATACCTACCAGATCGATGCGAATGCTGTACGTGATCCCGATAGCGATCCGTTTGTGTTCGCACCCGTGGCTGAGCAGATGCCCGAAGGAATGCGTTTGTCGTCGAGTGGGGAAATTACCTGGCAACCGTCGCTCACGCAATTCAATTTTCTGAAGAAAGGCGCCCGGTACATTGAGTTTTATGTGGAAGATCAGCCCGCTAAAGCCCGAACCAAAGGGCGTGTCAAACTGGAAGCGACGCAGATGGACCTACCTCCTGAACTAAGCGTAGTACCCAAGATCAGTCGGATCAAGAGGAAAGAGAACAGTGTGATTAACATTAAGTTTTTCCTGGCTGATCCCAATGGCGACGACGATATTGCGATGTTCGGGTTTATTTCGGACAATCGCGATGTACCTCAAAACGCTCTGATTAAAAATACCCCCAACCAGTACGAGTTCATCTGGACACCCAGCTATGATTTTGTCAAAGACCCGTTCGATTCCCTGGCTTTTGATGTGGTATTTTACGTGCTGGATAAAGCTCAAAACCGCGAAGAGCGTAAGATTCATTTTGTCATCGAAAATGCCGTCAATGAAGCAGAACTTGATGCGTACAATTACAGCCTATATCGGGGGGGACTTGTCAATGCGTGGGGGTTGCTGGAGCAGATGAAAGAAAAAGAAGAAGAACTCAAAAAAGGGTACCGTCGTGCCAAAAAAGGCAAGAAAAACCGCTCGGTATTAAATGCTTCACTGGGAGCTACGACCGGCCTTGCTCCTGTAATCGCCGGCCCCAAGAATCCTAATCTGAAAACGGGTATTACGACTGTGGGGGGTACCTCGGTAATGACAATAGGTACCCTGGAGGCTACCGAAGTAATCGGCCGCTCCACAAAAGATTTGCTGGACCGTTTCAACTACGTGATGGAGAAAAAAAGTGAGTTGCAGAATAAGGGTGATATTTTCGCCCGTGAATATTCTCTTAAGTCTGCCCGCCGCACGAATGATTTTATCCG is from Salmonirosea aquatica and encodes:
- a CDS encoding OmpH family outer membrane protein, which gives rise to MKKQVIAMMMVFALACTPLLAQTTASATTPVKIGYTNVEFIVENHPDYKKIENELSITRSQLDKALQDKYKEFQEKLDNYNKNAGSMADVLRTDKEKELQTMQNSIQELQRNSETSLQNKYQQLMKPLMDKVNEAIKVVGKQNNYLYILNSDAGPNTTPILLYVGSEEDNVSNLIFKQLGVDPPKEVTTETPVATPSKASTAPPKK
- the bamA gene encoding outer membrane protein assembly factor BamA: MRNMKIFTRLSTSTLGKILAFVLVCSLSGHAQRIGLGSGVTKPAEKQTPVLDYAEPKEYEIVEVTVSGTQFLDPNSMVSISGLKVGDKIRVPGPAISSSIKRMMDFGTLDDVEILYTKIEDGKIWLNIHIKERPRLYKVTFSGLRKGERETLNDKVKLIKGRVITPTVIKNTQLLIKKHFMDKGFYNTTVKAVQIPDTTRGQATLNFTVNKGNKVKIDEIEIIGNEAISDATLKRKLKKTKEKKLWHLFTPSKYIPKTYDEDKEKLIAYYRKNGYRDATIEYDSIRNGGEESIGIVIKIDEGPKYYYRSISWTGNYLHSTEQLNTILGLAKGDVYNPEELDKKINGIPGGDVSSLYMDDGYLYFSATPVETSILKDSIDIEIRIREGKQATINRIILNGNTKTSDRVVLRELFTLPGQKFSKTELINTNRQLAQMGYFDPEKIKINPIPNQADGTVDIEYTVEEKPSDQIELSGGWGGYIGFVGTLGLVFNNFSLRNIPNRSTWRPLPSGDGQKLSVRFQANGRQYQTYSLSFSEPWLGGKKPINFGVALTRTVYRISNPYDIYTRPSGSKQTFYGSYYNNGITFSLGRRLKVPDRFMVLSHSLSLQQYRLDSLDFFRIGYSNGKSYNVTFNTTLSRNTLTDFQYPRGGSSISLAATFTPPYSVFRKNNFTDAQDKFKLVEYHKWMFDASWYATITGKLVLSARAHMGFLGSYGDKVGMSPFGRFIVGGSGLAGQGSFALADQDIIGLRGYGDRKVGPLDPSGQLLGGGGVVYNKYVMELRYPVSLNPQATIFLLSFLEGGNNWGSYRDFNPFDIKRSAGAGARIFMPAFGLLGIDWGYGFDKIQGSSVRSGGQFHFTIGQQIR
- a CDS encoding OmpH family outer membrane protein, translating into MKKQLIALIAIFTIACAPLTAQTTSSGVPPTKIGYTNVDFILRQLPEAKKITDELSITGAQLDKALQDKQKEFQEKLDNYNKNASNMADVIRADKEKELQGLQTSIQELQRNSEASLQTKYQQLVEPVLLKINTAINAVGEANNYRYIVNSDAGLNTTPILLYIGSEDNNVTDMVLKQMGVDPKATEAPAPAATKPAATTPPKK
- a CDS encoding OmpH family outer membrane protein, which translates into the protein MKKIVFLVLLSSVLAFHAQAQKFGYVDMEYITSKMPEYQKAVREMDQFSERWAKEIQEKFVEIDRLQRTYMAEEVLLTDELKRKRQNEIKEKELEAREYNDRVFGMDGMMFEKKKELMKPVMERVQRSLEKVCDQRRLDFLFDKSSGIVLVYTNPKHDYTDYVMEDLGIETKPAAAASAVPSDPTSTNPINQNSITKKPK